The Lactuca sativa cultivar Salinas chromosome 2, Lsat_Salinas_v11, whole genome shotgun sequence genome includes a window with the following:
- the LOC111885140 gene encoding AP-2 complex subunit alpha-2-like, translating into MVKVSAYLLGEYSHLLARRPGCSPKDIFVIIHEKLPTVSTPTISILLSTYANILMHSQPPDPELQNQIWAIFSKYETCIDTEIQQRAVQLFIFNSTLAKILNF; encoded by the exons ATGGTGAAG GTTAGCGCTTATCTGCTTGGAGAATACAGCCATCTTTTGGCCAGACGACCTGGGTGTAGCCCAAAGGACATTTTTGTCATTATACATGAGAAGCTTCCTACTGTATC GACTCCAACAATATCCATTCTTCTCTCAACATACGCAAATATTTTGATGCACTCTCAACCACCAGATCCCGAATTACAAAACCAGATCTGGGCAATATTCAGCAA ATATGAAACATGCATTGATACTGAGATACAACAAAGAGCTGTACAGCTATTCATTTTCAATAGCacacttgcaaaaattttaaacttttaa